TTTCTCCCCTTGTGATGGTTTATGCAAGCATTTACCACATCTCCTTGGACTTCTGCCATACCTAACCAATACATCAATAGTGCACTGAAAAAAACGGAAAGCACCTTGACAAGGCTATAGAAAGAAAGTGCCACAGACCAGTGGTCAAGTCGAAGAATTCCACACATGGAGCCAGGTGCAGTGGAAAACTGAAAAAGCTTATGTGATTCTCTGTGCAGCTGCCTCCGTGTTTAAAGCCCTTCTATGAACAAAATTGGTGACTGCAAATGGcttagagaggagaaaagcaagtggggcagagggagaaagaacaaaaaagaaaactgttcatAGAAGAATAAACGGAAGGcatatccaaataaataaatacaaattaatgtTAACACGGAAAATGAAAGTGGGAATAAATAAAGACTTAGGAAGCTTAAACAGGTGAAGAACTAAGCTAAACAGTGTATACTATGTAACATGAAATGAGGTTCAAACTAGAGAATTCAGAATTCGTGTCTTTTCAGTGTTGTTTTTCCATGATAGTCTAACTTTCCCCTTTAAAACCTAAAGTTGAGTGGGATTTGCTTATTAGCTCAAAAGTTTTTCATATCCTAACCCTGGAAACAGATGTGTAATGAAGAATATTCTCTAAATATTGCAAAATTGGAAGATCATCAATATCTGGTTATACAAGGAAATAAAGCAGATGTAACTGTTTGCCTGAGATAGGCTTAACTTTTAGGAAATTAACTCTAGCTACTTGGTGTGAAGTTTATAGTACACAACAAAGAATGGACTGGAAAAAAGTCATTAAGTAAAGGCATCTTAATTCTCTGCATTTAGGGTTTTATACTTTAAAAGGTAAACAATGCAGAATCATTTTAACAATGAAACTAGATATATTAAATCTGACTGCAATTCAGCACACAAATGTGTAATTATTTCTTAATACAAGTGTGTTAATATAATTCAAAAACAGCTATCACTATGCCCAGTATGTTGTGGCAACCCTATAAATGCTAATGAAATAGATCCACAGATTGTTAACTCTGTAATATTCTTACATGTTAAAAacctaaagacagaaaaaaagaatttgccattttaataagaaaaatgaaaactacccTGCTTTTAAACATGTTTTCCAAACACAATTTAGcatttaacattttcaaatgttttgatATCTCAAATAATTTGTAAGTAATGCTATCAAAATGGCAACATTGAGTGCTTGCGAAATAAAAGAGCCGCTGGGAAGGCACATTGATAAGAACATATTCCCATCCATCTTACAAATTTAGCACTTTTTGCAgatgtttatttctttctctttcttcagttAAGTTATTATGGCTCATTATGTCTGAGGAACTAAACTAATTGAAATGTTCATTGAGACTGGagtgctacagaaaaaaaaaaaaagtaagggggagtgggaaaggaataaaatacaccCACAAGGAAACATGCAGCggggaattttctttttattttaatgttaaacatTTTGTTTCAAAAGCTTTAAACGGCTGACTATGAaattagaaactgaaaaaagaatagGAATGAGCAATTCCAAACGTACACCTTTTAAAAGATAACAATAAATCATATGTCATATATAGGCCAAAAATGAAAGGGACTTTGTACTCAAATATAAACTTCTGGCAAGATCTGGTTTGTTGTCAGGTTCCCAGACACTAAATAGATGCTCTGTTCACTTAGCGTGAAGGCCCGCAAGGGGCAGGGACCTCCGGGGATTCTTGGCAGTTCTCAAGTCTCATTAGGTCTGCATATTAATGACTTGCAGCAATATAAAGAGACCCTTGAGCAGtcttttctccccctcctcctgcctgcgTTTCCCAAGGCCAAGGCAGCCTCAGACACACCACACATGAGCCAAGAGAGAGGCCTGCAGCCACCATGGCTGCCAGGCGACGGTGGGGCGGGTACTGCCCTTTGACACACTGCCTCAACACCTTTCAGAGGTCCATGGAGTGTGTTAAGGAATGGGTGCTCTCGAGGATCAATGTTACCTTGAAAATGAGATCCCCATCTCCCTATGGCTTAATCACTAaccaaaataaaccttaaaagcTCAAGTGAATGAAGTTCAAGCTCCAAACAGATGGGCGTTTTTTAGAAGTGACACAAGTCAGCTTGCCTTTGCATTGCTGTATGTGTCAGATAAACACAAAACTCAGTTGAaagagaaaaagtttaaaaaaaaattcaaaaagcatCCTTCATCGTTGAAATgcaaagtagaaagaaaatccAAACCTTGTGAAATTGTTCTCATTATTTTAAggtacatattttatttcttttcagtgaCTTCTTTAATTATTAGTAACTAGAGTTATCAGGATCTATAAAACTTAAAGGGGACATGTATACaggaaaaaagtaaagtaaaataaagtaaaacaaagtaaaaaatatgTATCACATTGTAACTCCCATCAGGGAATACCTTCAAGCTTTACATGCAAATACACCCAGAGATCAACTTTTGAACATGGATCCTGTTGAAAATATGAGGAATGCTTCAGAAAATGTACATTATCAAATGTTTACTAATGTCTCAAAGCCTAAGAATCCAGCTTTGGAAATCCTGCTTTCAATCTATTCATGACTTTTAATCACCATTCCTTCTCTCATTCAATATTCACTGATATGTAAAATGCATTGCTCTGGAAATGAGAAAATTTGGATTTTGGTTCCCAGTCATCCACTTATCCTCTTGTGACCTTGTGCAGGTCAACCAATTTCATCCATCTTCTGTTATTTCATCCATAAGCAAGTCTAATAATAGCTTAATTGACTGAAGACTGGGGACTGGACCAGGTGAGAAATCTATGTCCTTTGTATGCAATATAATTCCCGGAAAGAAcatgacataaaaaataaaagtttcgtGATCTCACGTATTCCACAATGAATTTCTAACTTTCATTCTCTAAAGGAACACTAGACTGTATTACAAGTCCCTTTGAGTATACAATTGTCAACATAGGATGACACCAGTTTTCTGTAGGTTTACTAACACTAAAAACTACCTAAAACGTCGTGCTctcaggatttatttttaaaaaatccactatAAAAGTCAGCATCGCCCTTTAATCACACTTACCAGCTGACTGGCCGCGGTTGGTGGCGTCATGATCACTATCTCCCTGTTCACTGTCTCCATGACCACTGTCCTTAGAGCTTACTATGTCGGCTTCCTGGAATGCAGAACTAGAAGTACAAAAATGTGAATATTAGAATAAAAAAGATTGTAGAAACACAGAAAACATTCTTCTGCCACCACATGGTCACCTATGGTGCTGCAGATGCTTGTAGCTCTTGATTTCTGCTTAAAGCTAGTTTTTAAAACCTGAAGCCTAACTCTCCAACACTGAGCATCAGCAGTCAGTTTGAGCCCTTAAGGCATGTAAAGTTCAATCATTATTCTATGATTGGAGCTAAGCATATGCTTGTATCATTTTCATAggacagatatatatgtatatgtctggAATAATTAGAAAGATTATCAGAAGCAGTGTAGGAGTGTAAACTgacaaaatattcaaatatactcAGTGGTTGTATATAAAAGAAACAcaccaatattttttaatttattgtctaGAAAACCTAATATAATCAATACTTATGTCCTGTCCTAAttggaaatattttatcattttctatttttatattggaTAAATACCTAATTCCTACTTTTAGTAGGTCGTAATTTGTCTATATACcaagctaggaaaaaaaaaaggagtccatACCTGTTAACTCGGCGAGGTCTGTCAACTAGATAGCTGAGCTCTCCTCGCTGGTGTTTAGtctagaaaaaaaatagataaatcaagAGCATTCGAAGGCTATAGGTTTAACTAACAGTCTGATTTTGAGGCTAGGAACTATTTGTAGCTTAAGTAATTGTGtacatttttaaggaatttctaaGCTGTTCTAAGACCTCAGACTAGTTTTTATAAAGACTAGTGCTAGTAAAGGCAAGAAGATATGCAGATTTTGCATATCTAGATTTTCAGTAAAGGTTAAGAAAGTACACAAATAAAAGGCCaattttaagtgtgtgtgtgtatgtgtgtgtctgtgtgttttaagGAGAGAATGCTAATAACCTCATAGCTGGCCCTTGTCTCCAATAGAGTCAACCTAGATATACGCTGCAGTCTTTCTTCCAGTGGCCTAAAAAAGTGTTTAGTAGCATACTGGTTGACACAAGAAAAACAGCACGCTCAATAAGCAAAAAGGTTGGATATTTTATggaattattttgttgtttattttcaaaatgtgcttAAGATACAAATGAGCTGTACAAATATTCATGAAAGTCAATGAATAATATCTAagactcaaaataaataaaataacctgCCAAAAAAGGAGTTCATAATACCCGCTTCCCTTCTGGCCCCAATTCTTTCCCCCTCAGAACACACTCTGCATTCTCCTCCCCGCCTccaccaccccacacacacctttTCCGGTCCAAACTTTCTTTTACAGAAATCAACTCtgttctccctctccctccctcctttcaacTTTGCCACTTCTCcatcttaaaaaaggaaatcGGAATTGACAAGCCAAATTCTTTGATAAAAAAAGCCAACAGCAGTGATTCATCAAAAACGATGGCAAGAAGGTGATTATTAGCTAAAAGGAATATGTAAGACAAGAACTGTTGAAGCCTTTCCGTGAGTTTACGCTTACAGGGGTTTGTGCCAAAGCAACTTCATTCAAATTCACACTGTGTGGGCGTTGGGCTTCAAGAAAACGTCTGTAAATGCTGTCCAGAGTAGAACTGAAGGCTTTTTTTTGCAACCCGAGTTCAGAGAACAAGGATCTGATAACTCATTCACTAAAACATGCATTCGAGTTTAGACAACTGTGCAAAGTTAAACAATCTATAGCTTACTTTTTACACGCGACTGAAGGCATCGATAAACAAAGCTAAACAATTAACTTTATTATGCTTGGGacaaatgcaaagagaaaaaaagaccttTGCCAGTGCCAGAAGGTCCCTCCCTGTATTTCCCTCTCCCCTCGGGCACTTTCTCCTTTACCTCCAGCTTTCTAAGAAGGGAAaggactggggtggggtggggtggggtgaggggactAGGATTTTAAAGGAAAGATGCCAGAGGGAAGAAGAAGGGTCCAAGGTGGCAAAGCACCAGAGAAGGGGGATGAAAATAAATGTGGAAGGGTGGAGCGCAGAAAATTAGGGACAACACGAAGTTTAAGTTACACAGGAAAGGGTGGGAGAGGCGGCTTTCCATTCCTGCCCCCACAAAGATACAAATAAGCTAATatcctaaaaataaatacacagtgcACCAGAGATACAAGGGCCGGGCTAGAGGAGGCTTTCGGATGGAGGAGATGAGAGATGGTGGTCCTTTCGCTTCAGCCTTACCTCGTTGGACAAAATGCTTCCGTTGGAGATGATGTCGGGCTGCTGGTCTGTGTAACCGGTGACGATGGCCCCGCAGGGGTTGTGCTCAGTGTCCGTACTCCGCGATGGGCTGCAGGGCTTAAGGAACATCAGGTCGGTTTTGGCGGACTCGGGGGTCAGGCAGACCTGGTAGCAGTAATTCTGGTTGTGGTGATGGGAGCCAAAGCCCCCGGACTCCTCCACCGGCACCTGGGCCGGATTACTGGGTACGTTGGAGCTTTGAACCAGCATGATGTCTGACTTGCTGAGTTTCTTCTTGCGCGCCCGGGCTTGGCGGCCACAGCAGGTCGACCCCCCGCTGCCACAGCAGCAGCATAGGCAGCAGTCGCTGGCCAGACACGTGTAGATATtcagctttttctctttctggcaacGCACGGCAAGCACGATCATGGCCAGAAGGAAGATGAAGGATACCGAGCCCAGCGCGATGATGAGGATAAGGGTGAGGTCCAGCGACGTCTCCCCGCCGCCGGAGCGGCTGGGGCGCTGGTGCTCTCctgaccccccgcccccgcccccgcccccgccctgggGCTCGACAGCGCCATCCACCAGCTGCACCACCAAGGTGgcggtggaggacaggggaggttGCCCGTGGTCGCGCACCTCGATCACCAGTTCATAAGGCCGCTGGGGGTCGCGCTTGGCTGGCACCCGGCGCGCTGTACGGAGCTCCCCGGTGCGCCAGTCCATGCGGAAGAGGTTCATTTCGTTACCCCTCACAATGCTGTAGGTGAGCCGGGCGTTCTCGCCGTCATCTGCGTCCACCGCGGCCACGCGGGTCAGCAGGTAACCGGGCTCAGCCGAGCGGGGCAGCACCTCGCGCGCCGGAGTCCCGTTGCGCCCCGGAAGGGGGGCTACGATGGCAGGAGCGTTGTCGTTCTGATCCACGATGAGGATGTTGACAGTGGCGTTGCCAGCCAGCGCCTGGGGGCTACCGGCGTCCCGCGCTTCCACTTGGAAGCTGAAGTCCTTGAGCTGTTCATAGTCAAAGGAGCGCAGGGCGTACAGGTAGCCGTTCTCGGAGTTGATGGACACGTAAGTGAAGACGCTCATGCCCTGGATCTGGCACTCCAGGATAGAGTAGGCTAGCTGGGCGTTGGCGCCCTCATCACGGTCTGTGGCGCTCACCGCGTAGATGTAGGCGCCTGGCACGTTGTTTTCGGTCACATACACGTCGTAGACCGGCTGGCTGAAGCGCGGTGCGTTGTCGTTCACATCTGACACTTGCACCTGGATGGACTTACTGGTGGAGAGTGCAGGCTCGCCCCGGTCGCGAGCCACCACGGTCAGGGTGTAGGAGTCCCCCGCCTCTCGGTCCAGAGGGGCCTCGGTCACGATGGTATAGTAGTTCTTGAAGGAAGACTTGAGGCGGAACGGCACATCCCCCAGCAGCTCGCACTGCACCTGCCCATTCTCCTCTGAGTCGCGGTCGGTTACGCTGAACAAGGCCACCACGGTGCCGGGCGCCGCGCCCTCGCTCACCGCCTCCTTCACGGTGCTGAAGCTGATCTCCGGCGCGTTGTCATTGGCATCAAGCACCCTCACTATCACCTTGCAGTGAGCAGGCACGGCGTTGGGGCCCAGGTCCTTGGCTTGAACGTATACTTGGTACACCGGGCTCTCTTCGTAGTCCAGCTCGCCGCTCACCTCCAGCCGGCCGGTGCGAGGGGAGAGTCCGAAGAGCTCGCGTGCCCGGGGCGAAATGTGGCTGCTGAAGGAGTACACGACCTCTCCATTCTGGCCCTCATCTGGGTCTGTGGCGTTAAGCTGGATCACGAGCGTACCAGGCGGCGAGTTCTCTGGTAGGGACACAGTGTAGACGGGTTGGTCGAAGGCGGGCACATTGTCGTTGGAGTCCAGCACTCGGATGGTGAGTAGGGCCGTGCCGGTGCGCTGCTGCTGGGGGAGCaagccccctcccccgccgccgcctcctcctccttctccgcctccccctcctcccccgtcCACCGCGGTCAGCACGTAGCGGTGCACCGCCTGCTGCTCTCGGtccagaggcttctccagcaccagctcGGCGAATCGGTTGCCATCCCCCTGGGTCTGCACGTCCAGGGAGAAGTAGCTGTTGGGGGTGATCTCGTAGTCGCGCAAGGAGTTGGTACCCACGTCTGGGTCGAATGCGCTCTCCAAGGGGAAGCGGGTGCCCGGCGTGGCGCTCTCAGAGATCTCTACGGTCAAGTCCGGCTCCGGGAAGGAGGGGGGATTGTCGTTGATGTCCAGCACCTCGATCTCCACCCGGAACAGCTCCAAGGGGTTCTCCAAGAAGACCTCCAGGTGCAGGACGCAGGACGGGCTCTGCTTGCAGATTTGCTCGCGGTCAATCTTCTCATTCACGTACAACACCCCGGTCTCCAGGTTGAGGTCCAAGTAAGGGGTCCGAGAGTTGGGCGCCGTTTGAAAGCCGCGAGCCGAAAGTTTTGTAATGTCCAAGCCCAGATCTTCAGCGATATTCCCCACGAAAGTGCCATGTTCCTGCTCCTCTTGCACCGTGTAGTGAAGCTGGGAAAAGACTCCTTCCACCATCCAGAGCAAGGCAAAGAATAATAGCACAATCATCTCCAAAGGGAAAGGAAGCAGCTTCCCGCAGCCAGTCAGCCACCCAAtcacctcccccaccaccacgaaaaaaaaaaaaatctcaaaaaatacaaataaaagtgCGCTATGTGGGGGGGGCTCCTGTGGCTTTCTGTCCTTACAaatcttatttcttttgcttcattttagGGTTTCCCCCAATTCAACCTCATTATTTAATCTTAGAGCAGGAAGGGTGACAGGCGTcccctttcctcatctgtaatctTCCTACTGaccaattaataaaataataatacaatagtCAGCGTCCTTTATTCCGACAGTCTTGGCGCAACGCGGCGCTGGCAAATCCCAAGGAGGAAATTTCGGTATTTCAAGACTGTCCTCGGTTTGTCTTCTCGCTGAtgggaggagaagaaggaggaggaaaaggaaaaggaggaggaagatgaagaggaagaggagaaggaagaggagatgcTGTTGGCACCGCTGAACATGCCTCTTACTGTCAACGGCTGGCAAATGCAAAAGGGCTTAAAAACAGCGAGGGAATTTTGTGCCGGAAAAGCATAGAATGGCTCTGCAGCATAAAACTttcattctcttcatttctcCGGATGGATGttcttgccattttttcctctttcGCTCTATTTGTCTGTTTTGGCTGTCAGAGTCTTGCCTTTCTCTGTCCTCATCTCCACCGTCGTTTGCCTCTCAGTAACTGTGAGGAGcagtttcttttttgctgtttccttcccaagcctcttctttcctctaacctgtctctctgcttttcagttcttccctcctcctcctgcctcagccCTAAGCCTGCGTTCTCGGCTGGCAGTTTCTGAGCTCCGAGCGCTCCGCTTCTCTGTTTTTGCGCAGCGCCCTCATTCTGCCAACCAATCGCCGAGGAGCACCACCCACCGAGTCAGAGCTAATTGGACAAACCGGCCGTCAAGAAGGCGCGTCACGCAGTAACCGGGCCGGGCGGGATGGAACCCGCGCCTGGGCTGCCtgggtgagtgtgagtgtgagagcGTGAGAGCGAGAACAGCCCGGCAGGTCCCGAGGTGCTAGCTGGGGACTTTGCCGCGGAAAGTTCCTAGTCCCCAGCCGCAGGTAACGGAGAGGGAATAGAGAGGTTTCCCTGTTTGCATCAGCAAATGCGAAAACATAATAGCAGCAGCGGTATCCTCTCCCGGGAGCGGGGTTTCCAATGACGctaatattctttttcctttaaggtATTTTCCTTGCTGCTGATCGTGAAAATAAGTCAccgagaaaaacaggaaaaagttGCAGAGGGGCCACTAATTGGCGGGGGTTACCAATTTAAAGGACTCTGGCGGAGATTAGCAGGACATTTAAAAACAGATATGGCGTAGGCTGTGTCAAACTAAGTGTGAAGGTCTGAAGGGGCTGCGGGGAAAGGGGGTTAGACAGCTGGAGTGTGGAGCGGAGGTGGGTCCCAAACAGCCAGGGGATGCAAGCCCAGGGATGAACCCTGGCGGCTCCTATAGACGTGCAGACGCTTTATACTCGCCTCTTCCCTTCCTAAACGTACATCCACAGTATCTTACCAAAAGATTAATTCGCTTAGGGACCTGGTTTGAGGTGAGAGCCTTTTGATCGACGACTGAGGAGTTTCATTCGAGCTCTGCTTTCCAGCCCGCCAGCCTAGCGCTGACTCTCTGGCCTCGGGCACGGAGCTCTCCGGTTCGCTGCTAGGCGCCTCGAATATCCCTGCGCCTCCCCCTGCCAAGTGCGACACAGCGGCGGCGCGCACAGGCTTTTTTTCTGACAATTGGCGATGTCCCCCTCCTCCCTACACTAGACCCGAGCACCGATTCTTGCCCAGCCTGGAGCGAGACCGCAGGATGAGGGCAGCGGGGCGGCTGTGAACGCGTGTGCGGGCGGGGGTGAGGGTAGGTGCGTGGGCTGGAGCCGTGCACGCGCGGGGCCCCAGTGCGTGTGAGGCTGCGAGTATCTGCGAACGCGCTTGCACACCCATCCACGGCGCTCGTATTCATCCCGCCTGGTTCCGCTCACCGCTCTGTATAAGCCCCAACGGAGCGTCCCCACAACACCTCCGGGGCCCCGAAGGATGCGCTTGAGGAGCTCCGAGTGCTCACTCTCGGCGAAGCGCCGGGGCAAAGCGGCGCGTAAACGCACCCAGTTCTTGTGAAGTTAAAATATA
This is a stretch of genomic DNA from Budorcas taxicolor isolate Tak-1 chromosome 17, Takin1.1, whole genome shotgun sequence. It encodes these proteins:
- the PCDH10 gene encoding protocadherin-10, which gives rise to MIVLLFFALLWMVEGVFSQLHYTVQEEQEHGTFVGNIAEDLGLDITKLSARGFQTAPNSRTPYLDLNLETGVLYVNEKIDREQICKQSPSCVLHLEVFLENPLELFRVEIEVLDINDNPPSFPEPDLTVEISESATPGTRFPLESAFDPDVGTNSLRDYEITPNSYFSLDVQTQGDGNRFAELVLEKPLDREQQAVHRYVLTAVDGGGGGGGEGGGGGGGGGGLLPQQQRTGTALLTIRVLDSNDNVPAFDQPVYTVSLPENSPPGTLVIQLNATDPDEGQNGEVVYSFSSHISPRARELFGLSPRTGRLEVSGELDYEESPVYQVYVQAKDLGPNAVPAHCKVIVRVLDANDNAPEISFSTVKEAVSEGAAPGTVVALFSVTDRDSEENGQVQCELLGDVPFRLKSSFKNYYTIVTEAPLDREAGDSYTLTVVARDRGEPALSTSKSIQVQVSDVNDNAPRFSQPVYDVYVTENNVPGAYIYAVSATDRDEGANAQLAYSILECQIQGMSVFTYVSINSENGYLYALRSFDYEQLKDFSFQVEARDAGSPQALAGNATVNILIVDQNDNAPAIVAPLPGRNGTPAREVLPRSAEPGYLLTRVAAVDADDGENARLTYSIVRGNEMNLFRMDWRTGELRTARRVPAKRDPQRPYELVIEVRDHGQPPLSSTATLVVQLVDGAVEPQGGGGGGGGGSGEHQRPSRSGGGETSLDLTLILIIALGSVSFIFLLAMIVLAVRCQKEKKLNIYTCLASDCCLCCCCGSGGSTCCGRQARARKKKLSKSDIMLVQSSNVPSNPAQVPVEESGGFGSHHHNQNYCYQVCLTPESAKTDLMFLKPCSPSRSTDTEHNPCGAIVTGYTDQQPDIISNGSILSNETKHQRGELSYLVDRPRRVNSSAFQEADIVSSKDSGHGDSEQGDSDHDATNRGQSAGMDLFSNCTEECKALGHSDRCWMPSFVPSDGRQAADYRSNLHVPGMDSVPDTEVFETPEAQPGAERSFSTFGKEKALHSTLERKELDGLLSNTRAPYKPPYLNHFHSFSYFVHWK